In one Staphylococcus lutrae genomic region, the following are encoded:
- a CDS encoding PSP1 domain-containing protein, protein MRSVVGIYFEKANALEYYAPNTLSLDVGQCVVVESKRGHELGVVKHAPREVPEEDVTLPLKPVLRIATDKDLRHYKKNEEDAARAMALCKSFVEQLGLDMRVVNSEYILDRSKIIFNFTADERIDFRKLVRMLAQRLKTRIELRQIGVRDEAKLLGGIGPCGRSLCCATFLGDFEPVSIKMAKDQNLSLNPTKISGACGRLMCCLKYENDYYESAREQLPDIGTRIQTPEGQGEVVSLNIIDVSMQVRLEGMEQLMEYHIEELETLK, encoded by the coding sequence ATGCGTTCTGTCGTAGGCATCTATTTTGAGAAGGCCAATGCATTAGAGTATTATGCGCCGAATACTTTGTCGCTTGACGTGGGACAGTGTGTTGTAGTGGAATCGAAGCGAGGACATGAGCTCGGCGTAGTCAAACATGCACCGAGAGAAGTGCCAGAGGAAGATGTCACATTACCACTAAAACCAGTGCTACGTATTGCAACAGATAAAGATCTTCGGCATTATAAAAAAAATGAGGAAGATGCGGCTCGCGCAATGGCGCTATGTAAATCATTTGTTGAACAATTGGGGTTGGACATGCGTGTGGTGAACAGTGAATACATTTTAGACCGTTCTAAAATTATTTTTAATTTCACAGCGGATGAGCGCATTGATTTTCGTAAATTGGTCCGCATGTTGGCACAACGTTTAAAAACACGTATTGAATTACGCCAAATTGGTGTACGTGATGAAGCTAAATTATTAGGAGGCATCGGACCATGTGGCCGTTCGCTTTGTTGTGCCACATTTTTAGGAGATTTTGAACCGGTGTCTATAAAAATGGCGAAAGACCAAAATTTATCATTAAATCCGACGAAAATTTCTGGTGCATGTGGTCGGTTAATGTGCTGTTTAAAATATGAAAATGATTATTACGAGTCAGCACGGGAACAGCTCCCAGATATTGGCACACGCATTCAAACGCCTGAAGGTCAAGGTGAAGTCGTGAGCCTTAATATTATAGATGTATCCATGCAAGTCCGGCTTGAAGGCATGGAACAATTGATGGAGTACCATATCGAAGAGTTAGAAACATTGAAATAG
- a CDS encoding cyclic-di-AMP receptor, whose product MKMVIAIVQDQDSQELADKLVENNFRATKLATTGGFLRAGNTTFLSGVEDERVDEILELIGNSCGNREQLVSPITPMGGSADSYIPYPVEVEVGGATVFVMPVESFHQF is encoded by the coding sequence CAAGATAGTCAAGAGCTTGCAGATAAACTTGTTGAAAATAACTTCCGTGCGACTAAATTAGCCACAACTGGAGGTTTTTTGAGAGCAGGAAATACCACTTTTTTAAGTGGTGTCGAAGATGAGCGTGTGGATGAAATCCTCGAACTCATTGGTAACTCATGTGGAAATCGAGAGCAGCTGGTATCTCCTATTACGCCGATGGGTGGGAGCGCAGATTCCTATATTCCATATCCTGTTGAAGTGGAAGTTGGCGGCGCAACGGTCTTTGTCATGCCAGTTGAATCGTTTCATCAATTTTAA
- a CDS encoding DNA polymerase III subunit delta' C-terminal domain-containing protein: MEVIEQLTQAYHNQKLSHAYLFEGDDAEAMKTTAIAFAQLILCQDESRCRTKIVEHNHPDFQYVMTEETTLKKERVETLVHHMNQLPIEGRYKVYIIQDFEKLTIQGENSILKFLEEPPSNTIAIIMSTKPEQILDTIHSRCQHVYFKPMSRTTFISRLTEQNEAITAPIAALLSTYTTQLEVAAQLYEDYELLPLRKVLLQWCNKLITQRDMALIGVVELMKHAKNRPLQLLALSGINTYFQDLLYMKVGMAERITFSELKPEYDTLVTQLSYRHLTYMIEQITEAHKKLNQNVNPTLVFEQIAIKVKG; encoded by the coding sequence ATGGAAGTCATTGAACAACTCACCCAAGCTTATCATAACCAAAAATTGTCACATGCATATTTATTTGAAGGTGATGATGCGGAAGCAATGAAAACGACGGCAATAGCCTTTGCTCAATTGATTTTATGTCAAGATGAATCACGATGTCGCACGAAAATTGTGGAACATAATCATCCGGACTTTCAATATGTGATGACAGAAGAAACGACGTTGAAAAAAGAACGTGTGGAAACATTAGTGCATCACATGAATCAATTGCCTATTGAAGGGCGTTACAAAGTCTATATTATTCAAGATTTTGAGAAGTTAACGATTCAAGGTGAGAATAGTATTCTTAAGTTTTTAGAAGAGCCACCGTCAAATACAATCGCCATCATTATGAGTACGAAGCCAGAGCAAATTTTGGATACGATTCATTCTCGATGTCAGCATGTGTACTTTAAACCGATGTCTCGTACGACATTTATATCTCGATTAACGGAACAAAATGAGGCGATAACTGCTCCGATTGCGGCATTGTTAAGCACATATACGACACAGTTAGAAGTCGCGGCGCAATTGTATGAAGACTATGAGTTGCTTCCTCTGCGTAAAGTGCTTTTACAATGGTGTAATAAATTAATCACACAACGGGATATGGCTTTAATCGGTGTCGTCGAGTTGATGAAGCATGCGAAGAATAGACCTTTGCAGTTGCTGGCTTTGTCAGGAATTAATACTTATTTTCAAGATTTGTTATACATGAAAGTGGGAATGGCGGAACGCATAACATTTTCTGAGTTGAAACCAGAATACGACACGTTGGTCACACAATTGAGTTATCGCCACTTAACATATATGATTGAACAAATAACAGAAGCACATAAAAAGCTCAATCAAAACGTGAATCCTACGCTAGTATTTGAGCAAATTGCAATAAAAGTGAAGGGGTGA